Proteins from a genomic interval of Nostoc sp. TCL240-02:
- a CDS encoding glycoside hydrolase 100 family protein, producing the protein MHLNELETTENFKEVEEAWLTLEKSILYYQGRPVGTVAAYDASVEALNYDQCFVRDFVSSALIFLIKGRTDIVRNFLEETLKLQPKEKALDAYKPGRGLIPASFKVVSDNGQEYLEADFGEHAIARVTPVDSCLWWIILLRAYVVATEDFSLAYQPEFQNGIRLIMEICLANRFDMYPTLLVPDGACMIDRRMGIYGHPLELQVLFYTALRASRELLICQGNSDIVAAIDNRLPLLCAHIRQHYWIDINRLNEIYRFKSEEYGKGAVNLFNIYVDSVPYYELDKWLPKKGGYLAGNVGPSQLDTRFFSLGNLMAIISDLATEEQSQAIMTLIEERWDDLVGDMPMKICFPALEHEEYRIVTGCDPKNIPWSYHNAGSWPVLMWMLAAAAVKTNKISLAQKAIQTAQGRLSTDQWPEYYDGKKGRLIGKQARKYQTWTITGFLLAKELMANPTYLPLISFGKLPAEQVSRACEFEIASVDPYMPR; encoded by the coding sequence TTCAAAGAAGTGGAAGAAGCGTGGCTAACACTAGAAAAATCAATTCTCTATTATCAAGGCCGCCCCGTTGGTACTGTAGCCGCTTATGATGCATCTGTAGAGGCTCTCAATTATGACCAGTGCTTTGTTCGGGATTTTGTCTCTTCAGCTCTAATTTTTCTGATCAAAGGTAGAACAGATATTGTTCGTAATTTCTTAGAAGAAACCTTAAAGTTACAGCCTAAAGAAAAGGCATTAGATGCTTATAAGCCTGGAAGAGGATTAATACCAGCTAGCTTCAAAGTTGTATCAGACAATGGGCAAGAATATCTAGAAGCAGACTTTGGCGAACATGCGATCGCTAGAGTTACACCTGTTGATTCTTGTTTATGGTGGATTATTTTGTTACGTGCCTATGTAGTCGCCACTGAAGATTTTTCTCTAGCTTATCAACCTGAATTCCAAAATGGGATCAGGTTAATCATGGAAATCTGTTTGGCGAATCGCTTTGATATGTATCCAACGCTATTGGTTCCAGATGGTGCTTGTATGATTGACCGTCGTATGGGCATTTATGGGCATCCTTTAGAATTGCAAGTTCTTTTTTACACGGCATTGCGTGCATCTCGTGAACTGCTAATTTGTCAAGGGAATTCCGATATTGTTGCAGCCATTGATAACAGGTTGCCTCTTTTATGCGCTCATATTCGCCAGCATTATTGGATAGATATTAATCGGCTGAATGAAATTTATCGCTTCAAAAGTGAAGAATATGGTAAAGGTGCTGTGAATTTGTTCAACATATATGTAGATTCTGTTCCCTATTATGAATTAGATAAATGGTTGCCAAAAAAAGGTGGTTATTTAGCGGGTAATGTCGGGCCGTCGCAGCTAGATACTCGCTTCTTTTCACTCGGAAACTTAATGGCGATTATTTCAGACTTAGCCACCGAAGAACAGTCACAAGCAATTATGACTCTCATTGAGGAACGATGGGATGATTTGGTGGGAGATATGCCGATGAAAATTTGTTTCCCAGCTTTAGAACATGAAGAATACAGAATTGTAACTGGATGTGACCCCAAAAATATCCCTTGGTCGTATCATAATGCTGGTAGTTGGCCAGTTTTAATGTGGATGTTGGCAGCTGCGGCTGTGAAAACTAACAAAATAAGTCTTGCACAAAAGGCTATTCAAACTGCTCAAGGACGGCTCAGTACAGATCAATGGCCAGAATATTATGACGGTAAGAAAGGGCGACTGATTGGGAAACAAGCTAGGAAATATCAAACTTGGACAATTACTGGGTTCTTATTGGCGAAAGAACTGATGGCAAACCCCACTTATTTGCCATTAATCAGCTTTGGTAAATTACCAGCAGAACAGGTTTCTAGAGCATGTGAGTTTGAAATCGCTAGTGTAGACCCGTATATGCCTAGATAG